A DNA window from Enterobacter asburiae contains the following coding sequences:
- a CDS encoding NupC/NupG family nucleoside CNT transporter → MDRVLHFVLALVVVTALALLVSTDRKKIRIRYVVQLLVIEVLLAWFFLNSNVGLGFVKGFSEMFEKLLGFANEGTNFVFGKMNDEGLAFFFLKVLCPIVFISALIGILQHIRVLPFVIRGIGFLLSKVNGMGKLESFNAVSSLILGQSENFIAYKDILGKMSRNRMYTMAATAMSTVSMSIVGAYMTMLEPKYVVAALVLNMFSTFIVLSLINPYRVDASEENIQMSNLHEGQSFFEMLGEYILAGFKVAIIVAAMLIGFIALISALNALFAAVLGISFQGILGYIFYPVAWVMGVPAHEALQVGSIMATKLVSNEFVAMMDLQKIASTLSPRAEGILSVFLVSFANFSSIGIIAGAIKGLNEEQGNVVSRFGLKLVYGSTLVSVLSASIAALVL, encoded by the coding sequence ATGGACCGCGTCCTTCATTTTGTCCTGGCACTTGTTGTCGTTACTGCACTTGCATTGCTGGTCAGCACAGACCGCAAAAAAATTCGTATCCGTTATGTTGTCCAGCTGCTGGTCATTGAAGTTTTACTTGCGTGGTTCTTCCTGAACTCCAACGTAGGCCTCGGCTTCGTGAAAGGCTTCTCCGAAATGTTCGAAAAACTGCTCGGATTCGCCAATGAAGGGACCAACTTTGTCTTCGGTAAAATGAACGATGAAGGTCTGGCGTTCTTCTTCCTGAAGGTTCTCTGCCCTATCGTCTTCATCTCCGCGCTGATCGGTATTCTGCAGCACATCCGCGTTCTGCCGTTCGTTATTCGTGGAATTGGCTTCCTGTTATCCAAAGTGAACGGCATGGGCAAGCTGGAATCCTTCAACGCCGTCAGTTCCCTGATCCTCGGTCAGTCTGAGAACTTCATCGCGTATAAAGATATTCTCGGCAAAATGTCCCGCAACCGCATGTACACCATGGCGGCAACCGCAATGTCTACCGTTTCCATGTCTATTGTGGGCGCGTATATGACCATGCTGGAGCCAAAGTATGTTGTTGCGGCGCTGGTTCTGAACATGTTCAGCACCTTTATCGTTCTGTCGCTGATCAACCCGTACCGCGTTGACGCAAGCGAAGAGAACATTCAGATGTCAAACCTGCACGAAGGCCAGAGCTTCTTCGAAATGCTGGGTGAGTACATTCTGGCGGGCTTCAAAGTAGCGATTATCGTTGCCGCCATGCTGATCGGCTTCATTGCGCTGATTTCTGCGCTGAACGCCCTGTTCGCCGCGGTGCTGGGTATATCCTTCCAGGGTATTCTGGGCTACATCTTCTACCCGGTTGCCTGGGTGATGGGTGTGCCGGCTCACGAAGCGCTGCAGGTGGGCAGTATCATGGCAACCAAACTGGTTTCTAACGAATTCGTTGCGATGATGGATCTGCAGAAAATTGCCAGCACGCTTTCTCCGCGCGCGGAAGGCATTCTGTCCGTGTTCCTGGTCTCCTTCGCGAACTTCTCGTCCATCGGGATTATCGCGGGCGCGATTAAAGGTCTGAACGAAGAACAGGGCAACGTGGTTTCTCGCTTTGGCCTGAAGCTGGTTTACGGCTCTACGCTGGTGAGCGTCCTGTCTGCTTCTATCGCGGCACTGGTACTCTAA
- a CDS encoding Nramp family divalent metal transporter, producing MTNSRVEGSSGRAARKLRFALMGPAFIAAIGYIDPGNFATNIQAGASFGYKLLWVVVWANLMAMLIQMLSAKLGIATGKNLAEQIRDHYPRPAVWLYWVQAEIIAMATDLAEFIGAAIGFKLILGVSLLQGAVLTGIATFLILMLQRRGQKPLEKVIGGLLLFVAAAYIVELIFSQPNLVQLGKGMAIPSLPTSEAVFLAAGVLGATIMPHVIYLHSSLTQHLHGGTRKERYSATKWDVAIAMTIAGFVNLAMMATAAAAFHFNGHTGIADLDQAYLTLEPLLSHAAATIFGLSLVAAGLSSTVVGTLAGQVVMQGFVRFHIPLWVRRSVTMLPSFIVILMGLDPTRILVMSQVLLSFGIALALVPLLIFTSNKTLMGELVNSTLVKRTGWAIVVVVVALNLWLLIGTALGL from the coding sequence ATGACAAACAGTCGCGTAGAGGGTAGCAGTGGCAGAGCCGCGCGCAAGTTGCGGTTCGCATTAATGGGACCTGCGTTCATCGCTGCCATTGGCTATATCGATCCAGGTAACTTTGCGACCAATATTCAGGCCGGGGCCAGCTTCGGCTATAAGCTGCTGTGGGTGGTCGTCTGGGCTAACCTGATGGCGATGCTGATTCAGATGCTCTCCGCAAAGCTGGGGATTGCCACGGGTAAAAACCTGGCGGAGCAAATTCGCGACCATTATCCGCGTCCGGCCGTCTGGCTCTATTGGGTCCAGGCGGAAATTATCGCCATGGCCACTGACCTCGCTGAATTTATCGGTGCAGCGATCGGCTTTAAGCTGATTCTGGGCGTGTCGCTGTTGCAGGGGGCGGTACTGACCGGGATTGCCACTTTCCTGATCCTGATGCTGCAGCGTCGGGGTCAAAAGCCGCTGGAGAAGGTTATCGGCGGTCTGCTGCTGTTTGTCGCGGCGGCCTATATCGTCGAGCTGATTTTCTCACAGCCGAATCTGGTGCAGCTCGGTAAAGGTATGGCAATACCAAGCCTGCCAACCTCGGAAGCGGTGTTCCTGGCCGCCGGGGTATTGGGGGCGACCATCATGCCGCATGTGATTTACCTGCACTCCTCGCTGACCCAGCATCTCCACGGTGGGACGCGCAAAGAGCGTTACTCCGCCACCAAATGGGACGTGGCGATTGCCATGACCATCGCGGGGTTTGTCAATCTGGCGATGATGGCTACCGCAGCCGCCGCTTTCCACTTTAACGGCCACACCGGTATTGCCGATCTCGACCAGGCCTATCTCACGCTGGAGCCCTTACTGAGCCATGCTGCCGCCACGATATTTGGTCTCAGCCTGGTGGCTGCCGGTCTCTCTTCTACGGTGGTGGGCACGCTGGCAGGTCAGGTGGTGATGCAGGGATTTGTCCGCTTCCATATTCCGCTGTGGGTTCGTCGCTCCGTCACCATGCTCCCGTCATTTATCGTGATTCTGATGGGGCTTGATCCTACGAGAATTCTGGTCATGAGCCAGGTGCTGCTGAGCTTTGGTATCGCGCTGGCGCTGGTGCCGCTGCTGATCTTTACCAGCAACAAAACCCTGATGGGCGAACTGGTTAACTCAACGCTGGTGAAACGGACCGGGTGGGCAATCGTGGTGGTGGTAGTGGCACTGAACCTGTGGCTGCTTATTGGCACCGCATTGGGGCTCTAA
- a CDS encoding DUF2502 domain-containing protein, with the protein MFRSLILAAVLLASAPLIANAGEITLLPSVKLQIGDRDDYGRYWDGGYWRDRDYWNRHYEWRGDRWWKHDNGRHRGWYKDNAYERGYREGWNDRDDRRGGWDRGGKGRGHGHGHGHH; encoded by the coding sequence ATGTTCAGGTCACTGATTCTTGCAGCGGTATTACTGGCTTCAGCCCCGCTGATCGCCAATGCGGGCGAAATCACCCTGTTGCCATCAGTAAAATTACAAATTGGCGATCGTGACGACTACGGCAGATACTGGGACGGTGGCTACTGGCGCGACCGTGACTACTGGAACCGTCACTATGAGTGGCGCGGAGACCGCTGGTGGAAACATGATAACGGCAGACACCGCGGCTGGTATAAAGACAACGCGTATGAGCGCGGCTACCGTGAAGGCTGGAACGATCGTGACGACCGTCGCGGCGGCTGGGATCGCGGCGGGAAAGGACGCGGCCACGGTCATGGCCACGGTCACCATTAA
- the mgrA gene encoding L-glyceraldehyde 3-phosphate reductase, which translates to MGYQPDKNRYRTMEYRRCGQSGLRLPAISLGLWHNFGDTTLIENSRQLLQRAFDLGITHFDLANNYGPPPGSAERNFGRILQEDFLPWRDELIVSTKAGYTMWDGPYGDWGSRKYLLASLDQSLKRMGLEYVDIFYHHRPDPQTPLLETMKALDHAVRQGKALYVGLSNYPAELARKAIDILNDLGTPCLIHQPKYSLFERAPEEGLLNVLQEKGVGCIPFSPLAGGQLTNRYLNGIPADSRAASGSQFLNPDQITEEKLEKVRKLNAMAEERGQKLSQMALAWVLRHENVTSVLIGASKTAQIDDAVGMLENRHFSAEELVRIDTILNSSK; encoded by the coding sequence ATGGGTTATCAGCCGGACAAAAATCGTTATCGGACAATGGAGTATCGTCGCTGCGGGCAAAGCGGACTCAGGTTGCCCGCCATCTCGCTTGGGCTGTGGCATAACTTTGGCGACACCACGCTTATCGAAAACAGCCGTCAACTTTTACAGCGCGCGTTCGATCTGGGCATTACGCATTTCGACCTTGCCAACAACTATGGCCCGCCGCCGGGATCGGCCGAACGTAATTTCGGCCGTATTTTGCAGGAGGATTTCCTGCCCTGGCGCGACGAGCTGATCGTCTCTACCAAAGCAGGTTATACCATGTGGGATGGCCCTTACGGCGACTGGGGGTCACGCAAATATCTGCTGGCAAGCCTGGATCAGAGCCTGAAGCGCATGGGGCTGGAGTATGTGGATATCTTCTATCATCACCGTCCTGACCCACAAACGCCGCTGCTGGAAACCATGAAAGCGCTTGACCATGCGGTGCGCCAGGGAAAAGCCCTGTATGTCGGGTTATCCAACTACCCTGCGGAACTGGCTCGCAAGGCGATTGATATCCTTAACGATCTCGGTACGCCCTGCCTGATCCACCAGCCAAAATACTCTCTTTTTGAACGTGCGCCGGAAGAGGGGCTGCTGAACGTGCTGCAGGAAAAAGGGGTCGGCTGCATTCCCTTCTCGCCGCTGGCCGGTGGACAACTGACCAACCGCTATCTGAACGGCATTCCGGCAGACTCACGCGCGGCAAGCGGCAGTCAGTTCCTGAACCCTGACCAGATCACCGAAGAGAAGCTGGAGAAGGTAAGAAAGCTGAACGCCATGGCGGAAGAGCGCGGTCAGAAGCTGTCCCAGATGGCGCTGGCCTGGGTATTACGCCATGAGAACGTGACGTCAGTGCTGATTGGGGCAAGTAAAACGGCCCAGATTGATGATGCCGTGGGGATGCTGGAAAACCGCCATTTCTCTGCGGAAGAACTTGTCCGTATTGACACGATTCTGAACAGCTCAAAATAG
- the ipdC gene encoding indolepyruvate decarboxylase, with translation MRTPYCVADYLLDRLTDCGADHLFGVPGDYNLQFLDHVIDSPDICWVGCANELNASYAADGYARCKGFAALLTTFGVGELSAMNGIAGSYAEHVPVLHIVGAPGTASQQRGELLHHTLGDGEFRHFYHMSEPITVAQAILTEQNACYEIDRVLTTMLRERRPGYLMLPADVAKKAATPPVNALTLKHAHADSACLKAFRDAAENRLAISKRTALLADFLVLRHGLKHALQKWVKDVPMAHATMLMGKGIFDERHAGFYGTYSGSASAGAVKEAIEGADTVLCIGTRFTDTLTAGFTHQLTPSQTIEVQPHASRVGDVWFTGIPMLQAIETLVELCKQHVHETPVPSSQSAMAYPQPDVSLTQENFWKTLQTFIRPGDIILADQGTSAFGAIDLRLPADVNFIVQPLWGSIGYTLAAAFGAQTACPNRRVIVLTGDGAAQLTIQELGSMLRDKQHPIILVLNNEGYTVERAIHGPEQRYNDIALWNWTQIPQALSLDPQAQCWRVSEVEQLADVLEKVAHHERLSLIEVMLPKADIPPLLGAITKALEARNSA, from the coding sequence ATGCGTACCCCATACTGCGTCGCCGATTACCTGCTGGACCGTCTTACGGATTGTGGAGCCGATCATCTGTTTGGCGTGCCGGGCGACTATAACCTGCAGTTTCTCGACCATGTGATAGACAGCCCGGATATCTGTTGGGTGGGCTGTGCCAACGAGTTAAACGCCTCCTATGCCGCGGACGGATACGCCCGATGTAAGGGCTTTGCCGCGCTGCTTACGACATTTGGCGTAGGAGAGTTAAGTGCGATGAACGGCATTGCGGGCAGCTACGCTGAGCACGTTCCGGTACTGCATATTGTGGGCGCGCCGGGTACGGCGTCACAGCAAAGAGGGGAGCTGCTGCACCATACGCTGGGCGACGGTGAGTTTCGTCATTTTTACCATATGAGCGAACCGATCACCGTTGCACAGGCGATCCTGACCGAACAAAACGCCTGTTACGAGATTGACCGGGTATTAACTACCATGCTCCGGGAGCGTCGCCCCGGCTATCTGATGCTGCCTGCGGATGTGGCAAAAAAAGCCGCCACGCCTCCTGTAAACGCTCTCACTCTCAAACACGCGCATGCCGATAGCGCCTGCCTGAAAGCGTTCCGGGATGCCGCTGAGAACAGGCTGGCCATAAGCAAACGTACTGCGCTGCTGGCCGATTTCCTTGTCCTGCGCCACGGCCTGAAGCATGCCCTACAGAAGTGGGTCAAGGACGTACCGATGGCACACGCCACTATGCTGATGGGTAAAGGGATATTTGACGAGCGTCACGCCGGTTTTTACGGCACCTACAGCGGTTCGGCGAGCGCCGGTGCGGTAAAAGAGGCGATTGAAGGGGCAGACACGGTGCTGTGCATCGGGACGCGATTTACCGATACCCTGACCGCCGGCTTCACGCATCAGCTAACCCCGTCACAAACAATTGAAGTTCAGCCTCATGCCTCACGCGTCGGTGACGTCTGGTTTACCGGCATCCCCATGCTTCAGGCAATCGAAACGCTGGTGGAGCTGTGTAAACAGCACGTGCACGAAACGCCGGTACCGTCGTCTCAAAGCGCGATGGCCTATCCGCAGCCTGATGTCTCGCTGACGCAGGAGAATTTCTGGAAAACGTTGCAGACGTTTATCCGCCCGGGAGACATCATCCTTGCGGATCAGGGCACCTCGGCCTTCGGCGCGATCGACCTTCGTCTTCCGGCTGATGTGAATTTTATCGTCCAGCCGCTGTGGGGATCGATCGGCTACACCCTGGCCGCAGCGTTTGGCGCGCAAACCGCCTGCCCAAACCGGCGCGTGATTGTGCTGACGGGGGATGGCGCGGCGCAGCTCACCATACAGGAGCTTGGCTCGATGCTGCGCGATAAACAACACCCGATTATTCTGGTCCTTAACAACGAAGGGTACACGGTGGAAAGAGCGATCCACGGGCCGGAACAGCGATATAACGACATTGCGCTATGGAACTGGACGCAAATCCCGCAGGCCCTGAGCCTTGATCCTCAGGCCCAGTGCTGGCGGGTCAGTGAAGTGGAGCAGCTGGCGGATGTCCTTGAGAAAGTGGCGCACCACGAGCGGCTCTCGCTAATTGAGGTGATGCTGCCGAAAGCCGATATCCCGCCGCTGCTGGGGGCGATTACTAAAGCGCTGGAAGCGCGCAATAGCGCCTGA
- a CDS encoding ion channel protein: MLHPRARTMLLLAIPALIIGVASSLVLIVVMKVASVLQAMLWTALPTKLGVNADSPAWIVVMLTLTGIAVGLVIRFSPGHAGPDPAQEPLIGAPVPPSALPGLLIALIIGLAGGVSLGPEHPIMAVNIGLAVFLGSRILPRVGALDWTILASAGTIGALFGTPVAAALIFSQTLSSNNDVPLWDKLFAPLMAAAAGALTTSLFFHPHFSLSLPHYGQMQIADIFSGAIVVAIAIALGMVAVWCLPRLHRLMHKLKHPVLVLGAGGLILGILGAIGGTVTLFKGLDEMQQLAFSQVFSVSDYLLFAVIKLAALVVAAACGFRGGRIFPVVFVGVALGLMLHEHVDAVPAAITVSCSILGLVLVVTRDAWLSLFMAAVVVPDSTLFPLLCIVMLPAWLLLAGKPMMMAWRNDK; this comes from the coding sequence ATGCTCCACCCGCGAGCCAGAACCATGCTGTTGCTGGCAATTCCGGCGCTAATTATTGGCGTGGCCTCAAGTCTGGTGCTCATTGTCGTGATGAAAGTCGCGTCGGTGCTGCAAGCCATGTTATGGACAGCGCTTCCGACAAAACTGGGGGTTAATGCTGATTCCCCTGCCTGGATCGTTGTGATGCTGACGTTAACCGGTATTGCGGTAGGCCTGGTGATCCGTTTCAGTCCCGGCCATGCCGGCCCCGATCCGGCGCAGGAACCGCTGATTGGCGCCCCGGTTCCCCCTTCTGCACTGCCCGGACTGCTCATTGCGTTGATTATCGGTCTGGCCGGCGGCGTCAGCCTGGGGCCGGAGCATCCGATTATGGCGGTGAATATTGGCCTGGCGGTTTTCCTCGGTTCACGCATTTTGCCCCGCGTCGGCGCGCTGGACTGGACCATCCTCGCCTCCGCAGGCACCATCGGGGCACTTTTCGGCACGCCCGTCGCTGCCGCACTGATCTTTTCTCAGACGCTCAGCAGCAATAACGACGTCCCGCTGTGGGATAAGCTGTTTGCTCCGCTGATGGCAGCAGCCGCTGGCGCGCTGACGACCAGCCTGTTTTTCCATCCCCACTTCTCACTCTCTCTCCCCCACTACGGCCAGATGCAGATAGCCGATATTTTCAGCGGCGCCATCGTCGTCGCGATCGCCATCGCGCTGGGAATGGTAGCGGTATGGTGTCTTCCTCGCCTGCACCGGCTGATGCATAAACTCAAACACCCGGTGTTAGTTCTGGGGGCTGGTGGTTTGATCCTCGGTATTTTAGGGGCAATCGGCGGGACGGTGACGTTGTTCAAAGGTCTGGATGAGATGCAGCAGCTGGCCTTCAGCCAGGTGTTTAGCGTCTCCGACTATCTGCTGTTTGCCGTGATTAAGCTGGCCGCGCTGGTGGTGGCTGCAGCCTGCGGTTTTCGCGGTGGACGCATCTTCCCGGTGGTCTTTGTCGGTGTAGCGCTGGGGCTGATGTTGCACGAACACGTCGATGCGGTGCCTGCGGCCATTACCGTCTCCTGCTCTATTCTGGGGCTGGTTCTGGTGGTTACGCGTGACGCCTGGCTCAGCCTGTTTATGGCGGCGGTAGTGGTACCCGATTCGACGCTTTTCCCCCTGCTCTGTATCGTGATGTTGCCCGCCTGGCTCCTGCTGGCGGGCAAACCGATGATGATGGCCTGGCGAAACGACAAGTAA
- the glk gene encoding glucokinase, translating into MTKYALVGDVGGTNARLALCDVSSGEISRAKTYSGLDYPSLEAVVRVYLEEHQVSVEDGCIAIACPITGDWVAMTNHTWAFSIAEMKKNLGFSHLEIINDFTAVSMAIPMLKPEHLIQFGGAEPVEGKPIAVYGAGTGLGVSHLVHVAQRWVSLPGEGGHVDFAPNSEEEGIILEELRAEIGHVSAERVLSGPGLVNLYRAIVKSDGRLPENLQPKDVTERALADSCIDCRRALSLFCVIMGRFGGNLALTLGTFGGVYIAGGIVPRFLDFFKASGFRGGFEDKGRFRSYVQDIPVYLIVHDNPGLLGSGAHLRQVLGQIL; encoded by the coding sequence ATGACAAAGTATGCTTTGGTAGGTGATGTGGGCGGCACGAACGCGCGCCTCGCATTGTGCGATGTTAGTAGCGGTGAGATTTCCCGGGCGAAAACCTATTCCGGGCTGGATTATCCAAGCCTTGAGGCCGTTGTCCGCGTCTATCTGGAAGAGCATCAGGTGAGCGTTGAAGACGGCTGCATCGCTATTGCCTGCCCGATAACCGGCGACTGGGTCGCAATGACCAACCATACCTGGGCATTCTCCATCGCCGAGATGAAAAAAAACCTCGGTTTTTCGCATCTTGAAATCATCAATGACTTTACCGCGGTGTCCATGGCGATCCCAATGCTGAAGCCAGAGCATCTGATCCAGTTTGGCGGCGCTGAACCGGTCGAAGGCAAGCCGATTGCGGTTTACGGGGCCGGTACCGGCCTCGGCGTGTCGCATCTGGTGCATGTTGCTCAGCGCTGGGTGAGCCTGCCGGGTGAAGGCGGCCACGTAGACTTTGCGCCAAACAGCGAAGAAGAGGGCATTATCCTCGAAGAGTTACGCGCTGAGATCGGCCATGTCTCCGCCGAGCGCGTCCTTTCAGGTCCGGGGCTGGTGAATCTGTACCGCGCGATTGTGAAATCAGACGGTCGTCTGCCGGAAAACCTGCAGCCGAAAGACGTCACCGAACGCGCGCTGGCGGACAGCTGCATTGACTGTCGTCGTGCCCTGTCGCTGTTCTGCGTGATCATGGGTCGTTTCGGCGGCAACCTGGCGCTGACGCTGGGCACCTTCGGTGGGGTCTATATCGCGGGCGGGATCGTACCGCGCTTCCTCGACTTCTTTAAAGCCTCGGGCTTCCGCGGCGGGTTTGAAGATAAAGGGCGTTTCAGAAGTTACGTGCAGGACATTCCGGTTTATCTGATCGTGCATGATAACCCGGGACTGCTGGGTTCCGGGGCCCATCTGCGTC